Proteins from a single region of Aureibacter tunicatorum:
- a CDS encoding leucine-rich repeat domain-containing protein, whose protein sequence is MWNKKRKKQDIRNLKQYEVINIRDLHPDSINGFNPNLVRELLFRNEDLDSLPEVISKFQFVEFIDLSKNNLTEVPEVLRKFPHLKSLNISDNPIESLPDWLSEKHTIINIAANYCSLKEFPAVLLNMPHLEKLGVGGNSFEIVPDDISNLHNLKGLGLFRLNVRELPESLGDLTNLESLSIGNCPHLLSLPKSLSNLKKVKELNLNNMNFSQLPSVVCDMISLEELDLSRRFVPKKDNNQLESLPSCIGNLTSLEILKLKGCGLNNLPPDIGDLKNLSFLQVELNYLKTIPAEMVNLPDNMAFYWQSNPWEDIPVELHDVKWENGLPR, encoded by the coding sequence ATGTGGAATAAGAAGCGTAAAAAACAAGATATAAGGAACTTAAAACAATATGAAGTAATTAATATAAGAGATCTTCATCCTGACTCAATTAATGGGTTTAATCCTAATTTAGTGCGTGAGCTATTATTTAGAAATGAAGATTTGGATTCTTTGCCAGAGGTTATTTCCAAATTTCAATTTGTCGAATTCATAGACTTATCTAAAAATAACTTGACAGAAGTTCCAGAGGTATTACGTAAATTTCCACATTTGAAGTCTTTGAATATTTCTGATAACCCTATAGAATCACTTCCTGATTGGCTTTCTGAAAAACATACAATAATTAATATTGCAGCTAATTATTGTAGCTTGAAGGAATTTCCAGCTGTATTATTGAATATGCCTCATTTAGAGAAGTTAGGTGTTGGAGGCAATTCGTTTGAAATAGTTCCAGATGATATTTCAAATTTGCATAACTTGAAAGGCTTAGGGCTTTTTAGATTGAATGTAAGAGAGTTGCCGGAATCTTTAGGCGATCTTACCAATTTGGAGTCATTGTCTATAGGTAATTGTCCTCATCTATTATCTTTGCCTAAATCCTTATCGAACCTGAAAAAGGTAAAAGAATTGAACCTTAATAATATGAATTTTAGCCAATTACCCTCTGTGGTATGTGATATGATTAGTCTGGAGGAGTTGGATTTAAGCCGTAGATTTGTTCCTAAAAAAGATAATAATCAATTGGAATCCCTTCCATCATGCATTGGAAATTTAACATCATTGGAAATATTGAAACTCAAAGGATGCGGCCTTAATAATTTGCCTCCTGATATAGGTGATTTGAAAAATTTAAGCTTCCTACAAGTTGAATTAAATTATTTGAAAACGATTCCTGCCGAGATGGTTAATCTACCTGATAATATGGCTTTTTATTGGCAAAGTAATCCTTGGGAAGACATACCAGTAGAATTGCATGATGTGAAATGGGAAAACGGATTGCCTCGTTAA
- the dsrP gene encoding sulfate reduction electron transfer complex DsrMKJOP subunit DsrP: MKILVVFWNLVKDSIDATTHGTRLYHLWMAILTITMLIGMYCYSIQIEHGLSVTGMNDRVSWGLYISNFTFLVGVAAAAVMLVMPTYILKDIDFKRAVLIGEGLAVAALIMCLAFVIVDMGGPGVLWHMLPVVGVFNFPNSMLTWDVIVLNGYLFINITVPMYILFRHYQGKEAKPNVYIPGALLSVFWAVGIHLVTAFLYQGLQARPFWNNALLGPRFLASAFAAGPALIILVLAIIRKTTAFNIEDKTIKKLSMVVTVAAQINLIMLVSELFKEFYAPTHHSESAYYLFFGLDGKEALLPWIHTSIFMNVVSTIMLTFHKLRNNFYVLYTACILLFIAIWIEKGFGLIVPGFIPGPYGKIMEYQPTGIEIGVTLGIWAMGAFIFTILAKTAILIETGKLRFIKKEEKAINEVEA; this comes from the coding sequence ATGAAAATACTAGTAGTCTTTTGGAATCTCGTCAAGGACAGCATCGACGCCACGACGCATGGCACGAGACTCTATCATCTATGGATGGCTATTCTTACCATCACCATGCTTATAGGCATGTATTGTTACAGCATACAAATAGAGCATGGCTTAAGCGTCACAGGCATGAATGACAGAGTAAGCTGGGGATTGTACATATCCAACTTCACTTTTCTGGTCGGAGTAGCTGCAGCGGCAGTAATGCTTGTCATGCCTACATACATCCTCAAGGATATCGACTTCAAGCGTGCGGTATTAATTGGCGAAGGCTTAGCTGTTGCAGCTTTGATCATGTGCTTAGCATTTGTCATCGTGGATATGGGTGGCCCCGGCGTATTATGGCATATGCTGCCTGTTGTAGGAGTTTTCAACTTTCCAAATTCCATGCTTACTTGGGATGTCATAGTGCTTAATGGATATTTGTTCATCAATATCACAGTTCCTATGTACATTCTGTTCAGGCATTATCAAGGCAAAGAAGCCAAGCCCAATGTGTATATCCCTGGAGCATTGCTTTCCGTATTTTGGGCAGTCGGAATTCACTTGGTTACCGCCTTCCTATATCAAGGACTTCAAGCAAGGCCATTTTGGAACAATGCACTGCTTGGCCCTAGATTCTTAGCGTCAGCTTTTGCTGCCGGACCGGCTTTGATCATACTTGTGCTTGCAATCATTCGAAAAACCACCGCCTTCAATATCGAAGACAAAACGATCAAAAAACTTTCAATGGTGGTAACTGTAGCAGCTCAAATCAATTTAATCATGCTTGTGTCGGAACTGTTCAAAGAATTCTACGCTCCAACGCATCATAGCGAAAGCGCTTATTATTTATTCTTCGGATTGGATGGAAAAGAAGCTCTACTGCCTTGGATACACACGTCGATATTCATGAATGTCGTTTCGACAATAATGTTGACATTCCACAAGCTTCGCAATAATTTCTATGTGCTTTACACCGCTTGCATATTGCTCTTTATCGCAATCTGGATTGAAAAAGGATTTGGGCTAATCGTTCCTGGGTTCATACCAGGTCCATACGGCAAGATCATGGAATACCAGCCAACAGGCATTGAAATTGGAGTTACTTTAGGTATTTGGGCGATGGGGGCATTCATCTTCACTATATTGGCAAAAACAGCCATCTTGATAGAAACAGGCAAGCTTCGATTCATTAAAAAAGAAGAAAAAGCTATCAATGAAGTAGAGGCTTAA